One genomic window of Hyperolius riggenbachi isolate aHypRig1 chromosome 7, aHypRig1.pri, whole genome shotgun sequence includes the following:
- the LOC137524591 gene encoding hemoglobin subunit alpha-3-like: MTFSDAEKAAIQAIVSKACGHENVLGGEALERLFLSFPQTKTYFSHFNLSHGSADVQNHGGKVLGALVEAGKHLDDLEGCLSKLSDLHAYNLRVDPGNFKLLSHSIQVTFAAHFGAEFDATTQAAVDKFLAVVSNVLTSKYR; the protein is encoded by the exons ATGACTTTCTCTGATGCTGAGAAGGCTGCCATTCAGGCTATCGTGAGCAAAGCCTGTGGACATGAGAATGTTCTTGGCGGTGAAGCACTGGAAAG GTTGTTTCTGAGCTTCCCCCAGACCAAAACCTACTTCAGTCACTTTAATCTGAGCCATGGATCAGCTGATGTCCAGAACCATGGTGGCAAAGTCCTGGGTGCCCTGGTAGAGGCTGGCAAACATCTGGATGACCTGGAGGGCTGCCTGTCCAAACTTAGTGATCTCCATGCCTACAACCTGAGAGTGGACCCCGGAAACTTCAAG CTGCTGTCACACTCCATCCAGGTTACATTTGCCGCTCACTTTGGAGCTGAATTTGatgccacaacccaagctgcagtTGACAAGTTCCTTGCAGTTGTGTCTAATGTGCTTACTTCCAAGTACAGATAA